Below is a genomic region from Gemmatimonadaceae bacterium.
GTGATCGCTGTGATCGTCGCGTGGATGCGATGAAAATGCGATGAAAACGAACCACAACCCGGGAGTGTTCTCTTGCCTAACGTGATCGAAGTCCGCGTGCCCGACATCGGCGACTTCAAGGATGTTCCCATCATCGAACTGCTGGTGAAGCCCGGCGATACCGTCGCGGCGGAAGATTCGCTCATCACGCTCGAGTCCGACAAGGCGACCATGGAGGTGCCGGCCCCCACGGCCGGCGTGGTGAAGGAATTGAAGGTCAAGGTGGGCGACAAGGTGTCGCAAGGCACCTTGATCCTGATGCTGGAGACCTCCGGTCCCGCCGTGACCACCGCACCTGCCGCTGCGCAGCCTGCCGCGGCGACAGCGGCCGCGACGGCACCCGCGGCCGCACCCCAACCGGCCGCGGCAACGCCTTCGTCCGTAGTGAAGGGCGACATGCATGCCGAAGTGGTCGTGCTGGGCTCCGGTCCGGGCGGCTACACCGCCGCGTTCCGGGCAGCGGACCTCGGGAAGAAGGTGGTGCTCATCGAGCGCTACACGAGCCTCGGAGGCGTGTGCCTCAACGTCGGCTGCATTCCCTCGAAGGCCTTGCTGCACGCGGCGCGAGTGGTATCCGAAGCCGACGAGATGTCGCACTTCGGCGTGAAGTTCGCGAAACCCGCGATCGACATCGAGCAACTGCGCGGCTGGAAGAACAGCATCGTCACGCGGCTCACCAAGGGCCTGGGCGGCCTCGCCAAGCAGCGCAAGGTCGAGGTGGTGACGGGCTTGGGCAAGTTCACGTCGGCGAACATGATCGAAGTCGCAACAGCTGACGGCGGGCGCAAGACCGTGTCCTTCGACCACTGCATCATCGCGGCCGGCTCGTCGGTGGCGCGCATTCCGGGTTTTCCCTACGACGACGTGCGGCTCATGGACTCCACCGGCGCGCTCGAACTGCAGGAAATCCCGAAGCGCCTGCTGGTGATCGGCGGCGGCATCATCGGTCTCGAGATGGCCTGCGTGTACCACGCGCTCGGCTCGAAGGTCACGGTGGTGGAACTCGCCGACGGACTGATCCCCGGCGCCGATCGCGACGTCGTGAAGCCGCTCGCCAAGGTGATCGAGAAGAAGTACGAAGCGATCCTGCTCAAGACCAAGGTCGCGAAGCTCGCCGCCACCAAGGCCGGACTGGAAGCGACCTTCGAAGGCGAAGGTGCGCCGGCACCGCAGATCTACGATCGCGTGCTGATGGCGGTGGGCCGCCGGCCGAACGGCCGCGATATCGGCGCCGAACGGGCGGGCGTGACGGTGAACGA
It encodes:
- the lpdA gene encoding dihydrolipoyl dehydrogenase, encoding MHAEVVVLGSGPGGYTAAFRAADLGKKVVLIERYTSLGGVCLNVGCIPSKALLHAARVVSEADEMSHFGVKFAKPAIDIEQLRGWKNSIVTRLTKGLGGLAKQRKVEVVTGLGKFTSANMIEVATADGGRKTVSFDHCIIAAGSSVARIPGFPYDDVRLMDSTGALELQEIPKRLLVIGGGIIGLEMACVYHALGSKVTVVELADGLIPGADRDVVKPLAKVIEKKYEAILLKTKVAKLAATKAGLEATFEGEGAPAPQIYDRVLMAVGRRPNGRDIGAERAGVTVNDRGFIPADQQQRTNVPHIYAIGDVCGEPMLAHKATHEGKLAAEVIAGHKVAFDARTIPSVAYTDPEVAWMGLTETQAKAQGVEYEKATFPWAASGRALATGRDEGMTKLLFEKNTRRLLGAAMVGPNAGELIAETVLALEMGADAEDIGLTIHPHPTLSETVFFAAEIAEGSITDLYMPKR